The sequence below is a genomic window from Thalassomonas haliotis.
CCAATGAAGTTCATGGCGGCTTCTTTTACGATTTTACCAGCGACTCTTTAAAAGGTGACAGCCTTGAAGGTGATAAGCAAGACGTGGGTGATTACACCGAGAAACGTTATGGCTTCAACCTTGGCCTGCCGTTAATTGAAGACAAGTTATTCTTTTTTGGTAGTTATGAGAAATTAGACGGTTCACAAATTCTTGATTATATCCCGTTTAATGACAGCCCGCAGCGCATAAGCCAGGAAGAGATCGATCGCATCGTACAAATTTCCAAAGATGTTTATGATTACGATCCCGGCTCCATGGAGCCAAGCTTACCGGTTGAAGATGAAAAAATCTTACTGAAACTTGACTGGAACATCAACGATGATCACAGGGCCGTGTTTGTTTATAACTATAACGATGGTTATGAGTGGGGTCAGTCAGATGCCGATCCGGTAGAAATTGCTTTATCTAACCATGTTTATGAACGTGGCGCTGAACTGACTTCTTATGTCAGCTCTATCTATTCAAACTGGAGCGATAATTTTTCAACTGAATTTAGAATCGGTTACTTAGAGATGGACAACCGTCAGATCTCCCGGGATGCCGACAGTGGTTTCAGTGAATTTCGAGTACAGGCGGATGATATCCGTGTTTATATCGGTCCAGATGACTCCCGTCAGTCAAACAAGTTAAAATACGATACCACCTCATTGAAACTTGCCGGTACCTATTACCTTGACGATCATGAGCTGTATTTTGGTTATGAGCGTGAAGAATTAGATGTTTTTAACTTGTTTATCCAGCATAGCCAGACAGAAACCCGCTTCAGCTCAGTTGATGATTTTGAAAATGGTTTAGCCTCGCAAATTGAATACGGTAATGCCCAATCTCACAACCCTGACGATGCTGCCGGTGAATTCGAATATGCCCTGAACACCCTTTATTTCCAGGATAAGTTTGAACTGTACGATTATGATATGACCATTATGGTTGGCGTACGTTATGACTGGTATAAGAGCAGCGATAAGCCAACAGAAAACCCTAACTTTGTTGAAAGATATGGTTATTCCAATTCACAAAACCTTGACGGCGTTGATTTAATTCAGCCAAGGTTCGGTTTTAACTGGATGGCAAGTGATCAGTTAGAAGTACGTGGCGGCTTTGGTTTATACTCGGGCGGTAACCCGAACGTATGGATTTCCAACAGTTACTCGAACGATGGCGTACGCAATATTCAAGCCCGTTTGCGTAACGATCGCGATGACACCGGCAGCAGACCGCCGATTCAAATTACCGGACCTGATGGTATTGCCTATGACGGCAGCGGCCGTGCTGGTTACGATATTCCGGTTGAACTGATTGATGCCGTAACTAATGGCTCAGCAGACAGCTCAGTGAATGTTACCGACCCTGACTTTGAAATTCCTTCTGAGTGGAAATACGCCTTAGGCGCCACCTACACCACAGAAGATGAGTATGTGATCATGGCGGACTTGCTTTATACCGACAAGCAAGACTCGGCTATCATTAAAAACATAGGTAAAGAGTATAAAGAGGAGCTGGCGCCTGACGGACGCCCTATTACTACTGGCCGCGATGACTACCTGTTAACGAATGTCAGTGACGGCGGCGATACCACCGTTTTATCACTTTCTGTCAGCAAAACTTATGATAACGGCTTTAGCTTTACCGCTTCTTATGCCTACACCGAATCAAACGACGT
It includes:
- a CDS encoding TonB-dependent receptor; translation: MKTHRLSRVAAALVLGMGLTATAQANTTSSAIKGHITGPQGNAAAGTVVSITHVPSGTTRQVTVNEAGIFSAKGLRVGGPYRVVIDSDAYEDQEVKDVFLQLGKTYELDRSLEVEQNMEVIAVTGRILDKNAGSTSPASNFNLDDLVNAPTVNRDIKDVIRVDPRIYIDQTNNDAINCAGGNPKFNSLTVDGTRMNDNFGLNSNGYPTVRIPFSYDSIDQVTVELAPFDVQYGGFTSCNINAVTKSGTNEVHGGFFYDFTSDSLKGDSLEGDKQDVGDYTEKRYGFNLGLPLIEDKLFFFGSYEKLDGSQILDYIPFNDSPQRISQEEIDRIVQISKDVYDYDPGSMEPSLPVEDEKILLKLDWNINDDHRAVFVYNYNDGYEWGQSDADPVEIALSNHVYERGAELTSYVSSIYSNWSDNFSTEFRIGYLEMDNRQISRDADSGFSEFRVQADDIRVYIGPDDSRQSNKLKYDTTSLKLAGTYYLDDHELYFGYEREELDVFNLFIQHSQTETRFSSVDDFENGLASQIEYGNAQSHNPDDAAGEFEYALNTLYFQDKFELYDYDMTIMVGVRYDWYKSSDKPTENPNFVERYGYSNSQNLDGVDLIQPRFGFNWMASDQLEVRGGFGLYSGGNPNVWISNSYSNDGVRNIQARLRNDRDDTGSRPPIQITGPDGIAYDGSGRAGYDIPVELIDAVTNGSADSSVNVTDPDFEIPSEWKYALGATYTTEDEYVIMADLLYTDKQDSAIIKNIGKEYKEELAPDGRPITTGRDDYLLTNVSDGGDTTVLSLSVSKTYDNGFSFTASYAYTESNDVHPMTSSVAFTNYHDVATASPNSLQEATSNYEIPHRFTVNLNYVHEFFAGYETTFSLFGQANEGRPYTWSFAGSNNGGGFDFDYNDLDRQLLYVPLENDPLVNYGADFDLAAFNDFIESEGLKRGEIMDRNELSSDWWVKFDVRVEQEFAGFMEGHKGSAFFVIENVGNLINDDWGVLKQGSYLQGAVTASINDDNTYTYNEFLDPPKQSRNRDSSLWEIRLGVKYDF